The Methanohalophilus portucalensis DNA window TGGAAAAGGGCGGGAGATGTAAAATAAACTACCAGGTAGATTGCAATCATAAATACAACAAAATAATATTGTCTCACGGTTACAGTTCTCCTACTATTCCTAAAGTAATTACTGTTAATATAGCTACAAGAAAAGATACAATAAAGCAGATGATGTTCCTGGTAAGGGCAAATTTCTTTCCAAGAATATCCATCTCAGCTGGCAAACTAATAATTCCTACAGTAACCCAGCTTAACAGGAAGGCTGTAACAGCAAAAAGAGAGACCCCTTGTTTGATAAGTTCTCCTCCAATTATATAACTTGTAATTGGGTTACCTGCAGCAATACTGCCGATGAGATTGCCTATGAAAGGATCAATCAGAATATTGCCGGTAAAGATTGTAGAATAAAAGGATTCAGGAACTGCAGTCTTGAGGAGACTAATGGCCATTATGACTCCCACAACCACAGGTAAACTTTGATTTAAAGCATTGAGGGTCCTTTTTGCACTTTTTCCAATATGGTTCATAGATACATCATCTTTTTATGGCCTGTATCTTTGAATAAGTCACAAATGTATTCGCCATTTTTATATAATTAAGTAGAATACAAAGAATAGGTTTCTTTAGATTGGTAGTAGACATTTCAAGGAGATTAGATGGTGGATATGTTAAAATTTTTGTTAATATTATTTCTGGCAATTACATTTGTTATATTTCCGGCAGGTGCTGAAAATCTGTATTCTGCTGAAGAAAAACAAATGCTGGATTTGATCAATGAAGAACGTGTCGAACAGGGTGTATCTCCTTTACAATTCAATTCTCTGTTAAATGAGGCGAGCAGTGCACATAGCAGGGAGATGATTGAAAATAATTATTTTGCTCATGATTCCTATGACGGCACATCTTACTGGCAGCGTCTGCAGGATTTCAATTATCAATCGAGCACAACAGCCGAAAATATCGCAATGACCGTTCCCTTTGATGTACAGAAAGCACATGAAAATCTAATGGCTTCTCCGGGGCACAGGGCTAATATCCTAAATCCTGATTATAATGAAGTTGGTATTGGGATCTGGGTGGGTGATTATACCTATAATGGGGTTACCTATTCCAATACAGCAATGTTCACACAGGATTTTGGGTGGAGTACCTCTGCTGCAGTAGATGAAAAAGAGCCCCTTTCAATAGAAAGTTGCAGTCCACAGGATGATTTTTCTTCAGATTCTGGAAGTATGCAGGAATTTGCTGTAACTACGAATCGACCATGCAATATACGTTGGCTGATAGATGGGG harbors:
- a CDS encoding CAP domain-containing protein, which translates into the protein MVDMLKFLLILFLAITFVIFPAGAENLYSAEEKQMLDLINEERVEQGVSPLQFNSLLNEASSAHSREMIENNYFAHDSYDGTSYWQRLQDFNYQSSTTAENIAMTVPFDVQKAHENLMASPGHRANILNPDYNEVGIGIWVGDYTYNGVTYSNTAMFTQDFGWSTSAAVDEKEPLSIESCSPQDDFSSDSGSMQEFAVTTNRPCNIRWLIDGVEVQEINNEQTCSYTTSKSSPGTYEIKVIADDGVSTDYREWSWTVVEEETASSYHAYDFNQDCVIDTSEVSKAIDDYYAGKLDVAAISQVIDYWYLGSDGYC